TTCGGGAATTGGGACTGCAATGAGACCAGACGATCTGAATCGGACCGCCGACGACTTGCGGGCCGCCGCCGAACTCCAAGCCCGACCGGCCACCGCCGGCCAAGCCCCATACGACCTCCGCCGCCTCGCCGTCCACGGCCTCATTGCGCGCTCGATGGCGTGCCTGGCGGCGCTGGTTTTGTCAATCGGTTGGCTCGGCGGCTGCACGCAGGACCGGCCGTACCCTCCAGTGGAAGGCGAGTCGCTTGAGTTCACGGTGGTCAAGACGATGTCGACGGGCGCGCCCTACGGCGACCCCGACGCGCTTGAGACGTTGGTGTTAAAGGACGATGGCATGCTTGCGGCCTGTTGGGGAGAGCCGGGCGCCGCCGGCGGCATTCAACCCCGCGAGCACATCATCGACGGGGACGCGCCCGACATTCCCGGCGGCGTGACGGCCGTGTGGTTTGAGGTCGGCCTGGAGATGCCCACCGCAAGTGCCGAAGTGCAGGGTGTGTACGCGTCACATGACGAGTGGACCATTGCCGTCCGGATGATCGACCTTGGACCGGCTACCACCGTGGCGGTGGATTCTTTCCCTGCGGGAATCCTGTTTGTTGAGGCTCCGCCCCCGGGCAAAGTCAGGGTGCGGTTCGAGGATCAAACGGGTGGCAGCGTGGACGGCCAAGTCATCTGGGGCGAGCCCGCAACTGACGTCGCGGTCTGCCAGCCCACGGACTCGTAGGCCGAATCCGAACCCGAACCGACAGAGCCCCGGCCCTGGGCGCGGCGCGAAGCGGCCCGGCAGCGTGACGTCAGCCTGGCGCCGCCAAGCCTGACGGCACCGGGCGCCAGATGACGTGGCCCGCCAAAGCCCCCTCAATGCTGCTGAGCCACTCACCGCCGCCGCCAATTGCGACGCGTTCAGCGCTGGCTTTTGGCACTGCATGCGTAATGACAATGGCGTTACGCTGCTGTAGAGTTCTGCCGTGTCCGAATCTGACCGCAGGCCCGCCACGCGAGAGGCGCTGAACCTCCGGTGGCGCCCCGAAGACCGAGCGCTGATCGACCGGGCCGCCGGGGCGGCCGGCCTGACCCGCACCGATTTCGTCTTGGGCGCCGCGAGAGACCGGGCAATTGAGACGCTCCTCGACCAGGTTTACCTTGAACTGGCTCCGGACGCGTTCCTGGCCTTTTCGGAGCAGCTTGACCGAGCCCCCGAGCCGAATGCGCGCCTTGAGGAGACCCTGCGGGCCAAGGCGCCGTGGGAAGGGGCGTGAGCCTGAGGCCCCCGGAGCCAATCGCCGCCGCCCACGACACGAGCGGATTCCGCTCCGGGGTCGACACGCTCGACGCTTGGCTCCGGCGGCGGGCGCTGGCCAATGAACGGTCAGGCGCTTCACGCACTTTCGTGGTCGCCGATGGGCAAACCGTCGTGGCGTACTACTCGTTGGCGGCCGCCTGCGTTGCCGCCCGCGATGTCTCCGGTCGCATTCGGCGCAACATGCCCGACCCGATTCCCGCGGTGCTGCTGGCGCGCCTCGCCGTGGACTCCGGCTGGCAAGGCGGGGGCTTGGCGCGTTCCTTGGTGCGGGATGCCGTGCTTCGCGCCCTCGCGGCGTCAACGGCGGTGGGTGTCCGCTGCCTGGTCGTCAACGCGCTCTCGCCCAAAGCGGCGGAGTTCTGGGAGCACATCGGCTTCACACCGGCGCCGCGGGAACCCTTACTGTTGGCCATCGCCTTGAAAGACGCGGCCGCAGCCCTTGACCACAACTGACCACGCCCGACACACGAGCGGCACGGCAGCCCCAAGACGCCGGCACGGCCTCTCATTCGACTCTGCCCCGTTTGGCAGGCCTGGCTGATCTGGCCGTTGACTTGGCCGTCACCGGCGGGAAACGTGCCGACAACCCCACATCCATAGTCTGACCGGCAAGCTCGTCCCTATTCCGGGAGCCGCGCTATACAAGGAGGCCCCGCCCCCCATGGTCCGTCTGAACCGCCGCCACCACCGAGCCCGCGCCGTCCGCGACGCGATTCGGTTGGAAGTTCTGGATGGCGCCTGGGGTGATTCGATCCTCCCTTCGGAAGACGACCTGGCGAAAGACTTCGCGGTGGGCCGGAACGTGGTCCGCGAGGCCTTGAACGCGCTGGTCTTGGAGGGGATCCTGGAACGCCGCCAAGGGATTGGCACGCAACCCAAGAGCCGCATCATCCTCCACGCCGCAGACTCCCTGCGGGCGCTGCATGAAGACGACGAGCGGGCCCGCCGCGGCCGGCCTATCCGCCACCGGCTGATCGACTGGCGGATCGAGGAGGCGCCCGGCGGCTACGCCGCCGCCCTGGGCCTCCCGGTAGGCGCCCCGATCATTGTCTACGAGAGGCTGACGTGCTCCGACACGCCGCTGATCTTCTGGTCCACCCGCATCAGGGGCGACCTGGGGTTGGAGCCGCCGGGAGAGCGCGGGCAATGGGTGGACATCGGGTTTTACGAATACATTGAGCGGTCAGGCGCGCGCTTGGGGGAGGGCGTTGTGCGGACCAGCGCGGCCCCCGCCGACCAAGGCGTCGCCGAGGTCCTGGAGATCGCCCCCGGCGACCCGGTGCTGGTCCAGTCGCGGCGCGTGGCACTGGCCGACGGCCGCCCGCTCGAGGTCAGCACCGGCTACTACCGACCCAACCAGGTGGCCCTCCTCAACCGGTTCAGCCGCGCGGAGCCTTCGGCCAGAGCCGGATAGGCAAGCGGCCCCCGCGCCCAGGAGCAGCAGACCGCCGAGCAAGCAGGTCGCCACCTGGCCGCTGAACCTTTCCAAAGCCCAAGTCAGCGCGAGCGGGCCCAGGATTGTCCCAAGATCGCCAAAAGTGCGGTACACCCCGGTGGCCAATCCGAGGCGGGCGGGCGAGACGGCATCGGCCAAGCTGGCCAACGGCAGACCGCTGGCCAACGAGCTGAGAACGCCCACCGCCACCATGACGGCGATGAAGGCGCCGGGGCTCCGGGCCAACTGATAGAGCGGGGCGCCCAACCCGGCGAGCGCCAGCGTTCCGGCCACCAGCCAACGTTTGTCCCAGCGATCAGCCACCAAGCCCAGAACCGGCAGCAGCGCCAAGCTGACAACGGTCACCCCGGCCATGCCGAACCCGAGTAGCCAGGGCGGGACGTGCGCGGAAGACTGTCCCAGCAGCGGCACCAACGACTGCTGGCCGCCGAACCGGGCGGCGAAGACCACAAACCCGACAACGCTGAGGGCCGCGACAGCCGCTCCCCCTGAGACCGGACGGGTTCGGCGAGGCGGGCTCTCCTGGGAGCGGTCCGCAGCCGCGCCGCCTTCTTCGGTCAGGCGCAGCGACCGGCTCACCGCCCGCCACCGGATGAGGCACCACGACACGAACCCGACCGCGCCGGCGGAAGCCGCCACGAACGCGGCCGGGGCGTTCGCCAGCGACAACGCCACCCCGCCTATGGCCGGCCCGAGCGCGGCACCGGCAAGCTGGCACGCCTGGAGCAGCGATCCGACGCGCCCACGGGTGCGCGGCGCCGCGCCGCCCATCAACAACGACTGGCCAGCGGTGATCGCCGCTCCGGAGAAGACTCCGGCGACAGCCCGCAGCGCCAGGACAGCCGGAAGCGAGGTCATGAAACCCGTGACGACGGTGCAACCGGCCACGCCCACCACCGCGCACACTACGAACGGGAGGCGAGGCAGCCGCTGAGCCAGGATCCCGGCAGGAACGTTCGCCAGCAGCCGGCCCACTCCGAACGCTGAGATGATCGAGCCCAGCACCACCGCCCCAGCGCCCAACTGCGCGGAGTACGTGGGCAGCGCCGGTATGACGCTGCCCCAGCACATCTGGGTGGCCGCCACCAGTCCGCTGACCACCAGGCGGCCTTCGGTTACCAGGCGTCCGCCAGGCGGCGCACCGCCGACTGAGCCGGTGCGCGCCGCCAGGGGCTGCCTGCGGGCCGAACGCCGCGCGGACCTAGTTTCCCGGCTAGAGCGCTTCGACAAATTGCAGGTCAACGACATCTTCGAACTCGGCCGGATCGGATTCGTCTTGCAGCGCGCCCGCGCCGCGGGCGACTTTCAGGGCCAGTTCCGTGGCTTCAAATGAGATCTCCGGCGTGGCCGGCCACAGGTCGTCCGCCAAGGCGCGGTCCAAGATGGCGGAGATGAGCGCCGGGTCGAGGTTTGAGAACTCCTTTTGGGCTATGCCCTCCGCCTTGGCGCGGTCGCCGTGGATGATTTCCAGGGCTTCGGCGATTCCCGCGACAAACGCCTGGGCGGTCTCCGGGTCTGCCGAATAGGTCGCCGTGGGCACGTTGATCGTGGAATAGGCGTAGTCGCCCAGAATGGTCGGGACAGACATGATCGGTTCGTCCCACACGCCTTCCGCCACGCCCTGCGCCACAATCGGGTCGGCGATCAGCGCGAAATCGGCCTGATTCTGCTGGACGATGGCGATTGGCGCAGCCGCGTCCGCCGACTCGGTGAGTTTGACGTCTTCCGTGGAAAGGCCGCCGACCTCCAAGATGTAACGAAGGATCGAATTGGGTGTGCCGCCGTACGCGCCTGTCACAACGCTCTTGCCTTTGAGGACATTGGCGGCGTCCTCAATGGATTCGATGGGACCCTGGTCCAGGCCGGCGCGGGCCACCAAATACACGTTGCCGCGGTTGACCACGTTGGCGATGGCTTTGATCTCGGTGTCGCCGCTGGAATCCTGCGCCTTGACGAAGCCGTTGTGCTCCGGGCCGCCAATGAATCCCCAAGCCTGTCCGGCCAGCACCGCGTTGACGTGCGCCCCGCCGCCGGTGTTCTGAGTGGTGACCGACACGTCCAGGCCCTTTTCAGCGAAGATGCCCTCATGGATGGCGATGTACAGGGGCAGGTAGCCCAAGTTGTGGGCGGGTTCCGACACGACGAGCGACGTCAGGTCACCGCCCCCGGTGTTTGACGCGTTGGCGGACCCATTTGCGGACCCGCCGCCGGCCGGAGAGTCAGGCGCGCAGCCGGCCAGGCTGACTGCGGCGGCGGCGAACAGCGCGACGCCGAGGAACGGCATGGTGCGTCTCATGATGCGGTGGCCTTTCGTTGGAGTTAATTGGAAGCGAGGATGGTTGAGGCGAGGCGGCGTTCGGCGAAGCCGACAATCAGATACAGGGCGACGGACAGCAACGCCAGAACGAACACCCCGACCCAGATGAGGGCGATGTCGTAGACGCTGCCCGCGTAGACAATCAGTCGGCCCAAGCCCCGTTGGGAGCCGATGAACTCGCCGACAATGGCGCCCGCCAGCGCAAGGCCGATCGTGACGCGCAGCCCGGAGATGAGCCAAGGCAGCGTGGACGGGACCACGACGGAGCGGAAAATCTTGCCTCGGCGCGCGCCCAGCGAGGCCAGCATGCGCACCAGGTCCCGGTCGACCTGGCGGACACCGGCGGCGGCTCCCAGCGCCTGGACCGCCATGACCATGGCCGTGGCCATGGCGATCTTCGACGACATGCCGATCCCGAGCACCAAGACCACAATGGGGGCGAGGGCGAGTTTGGGAATCGCCTCGAACATGACGATGAACGGCTCAGCGGTCTTGGCGTAGAGCCTTGACCACCAAAACGACAAGCCCAGGCAGGTGCCCGCCACCGTTCCGAGGAGGAACCCCGACGCGGCGCTGGTCAGCGTGAAGGCGATGTCGCCCCAAAGCGTTCCGGAGGCGAACTGCTGGGCCGCTTTGGCGAGGATCCGGCTGGGCGAACTCCAGTAGAACGTGTTGACGGCGCCAAGCCGGGCACCCACCTCCCAACCTCCCACAATGGCCACGACCACGCAGGCGCGCCAGAAAGCGACCACCCAGGGGCGAATCGGGCGGTTGTCCGGCACATAGGTCCGGACCTTGGCGCGGGGCGCGCTCTTGGGACCCGCCGCCTCCAGTTCGAGCAGTAACTGGGTAGGCGCCTCGACTGCGGTCATGACGCCGCCTCCGGCGTGGCCATCAAGGTTGCCCGGACCCGCTCTTTGGCGGAGATGAACGCCGGGTCGGCCAGGCAGTCGACCTTCCGGGGGCGGGGCAGGTCAACCGTTACCTCGTCCGCGACGAATCCGGGCCGGCCGCTCATCACGTAGATCCGGTCGGAGCAGAGCACCGCCTCCTCCACGTCGTGGGTCACCAAAATGGTGGTCTTGTGAAACGACGCGTGCACGTCAAGCAGCCATAGCTGCATCTGCAGGCGCGTTTGGGCGTCGAGCGCCCCAAACGGCTCGTCCAAAAGCATGATCTGCCGGTTGAACAACAGCGTGCGCAGCAGCGCCGCCCGCCCGCGCATGCCGCCGGAAAGCTGGGCGGGTTTCGCTTTGCCGTAGCCGCCTAGGCCGTAGTGCTCCAAGAGCGGCCGCGCGGCCGCCATCGCCTGCCGGCGGCTGAAGCCGCGCACCTCCAGGCCTATGATCACGTTCCCCAGCACGGTGCGCCAGGGCATCAGCATGTCCTTTTGCAGCATGTAGCCCACCAGCCCGGTTTGCCCGGTGCGGTCCCGGCCGTCGATTTCGACAAAACCCTCCGTGGGGGTCTCCAGCCCGGCGATGATTGAGAACAGAGTCGATTTCCCGCAGCCGGACGGGCCGACAATCGACACGAACTCGCCGGGCCGGGCCACCAGGTCCACGGGCAGCAAAGCCGGGACCTTCTCGGCCTTCTCCGCCGACCGGCCGCGCTTTCCCGGGGCGGCGAAAGACTTGGCGACCCCACACACCTTGAGGGTCGAACCGGGCGGGTTGACGGCGGGCGGGCGGACGGCATCGGCGGAAAGCTCAGCCCGTGCTGGGGCTTCGCGGGTGAGGGAACTGGCCATGGCGGCGGCTCCTTTCGCTTGGCGTGCGGGTTGTTTCAGACGGCGGCGAGGACGCTGCCGGCGGAGGCGTTAGCGGGGGCGACGATGCCGTCGTAAAGGTTGTCCGGGAGGCCGTCGAAGTACGTCAGCACATGGTCGGTCGGCACCACGTCCGCGTACTTCGCGTTCATGTCGAACAACGCCATGGCGTGGGAGGCCTCGCCGCGGTCGAAGCAGCCCTCCTCCGCCAGGAGCACCCGGAGGTTGTAGGAGAACGCGTCCACCACCGTGGCGCGCACGCAACCCGAGGTGGTGGTGCCGCAGACGACCAACGTGTCGCAGCGCGCGGAGTTCAGGTCCGAGATCAGCGAGGTGCCGTGGAACACGCTGGGGGCCCGTTTCTTGATGACCACGTCGCGTGGCTCCGGCGCGATCTCCCGCACTATCTCCTGCGCGCCGAATCCCGCCGGCGGCGCGGCCTCCGCTCCGCGGGTGTTGCGCCACAGCCCCCGGCCGAACCCGTCCGGGCGGGGCTCGTAGCCGGTCGAGTAGAAGATCGGCAGGTTCCGGGCGCGGGCACCGTCCAGCAGCCTTTTGATGTGCGGAATGGCCTCCCAAGCGGTGGGCCCGCAGCTGTTGTGCCATTTCGCTATGGAGTCAAGCAACGGTTCGCTTTTGTCTCCGGTGAACGCATAGCTCACGTCGATCACCAGCAGCGCGGGCCGGGCCCCGGGGCCCAGGTATGCGCCGTAGCCGCTGGCCGGAAAGGTGGTCTTGTCCTGGTCTGATAGGAACTTGTCCCAAATTGCCATGCGAGGTTCTCCTCTTGCCGTTCGTTCGGATTTCGGATCCCCTGGCGTGTGGCGCAGCGGCGCCGAACGCGCCTTCGATCCGCACGTGAAAACCTACGGACCGGTCCTTTCTGGGGCTTTTCGGCCCAGTTGCCGCCCAGTTAAGCCACCTCAGCGAGCGGGCGTCCCCCGCGCGACCAGCCCAAACACGCCTCCGGGCCAATGGAAACGCCACCAATTCGGGCGTTAGTCCGGCGCTCCCGGCCGCAGACAACGTCCCGGCGCGTCCGGACCGCGCCAACCCCACCGCCGATGCCGTCCGCCCAGGTTGGCGGCAGATCGCCAGAGTTCCCGCCGAACAGCCGCCATCGCCGCCGGTTTACGCGGTCAGGTCCGACAGCACCTCTGCCACGTCGTCCGTGAACGGAAGGCCGACCATTGCGTCGGACACGGACGCTGCCGCGCGCTCAAAATCCTCTTGGGAGAGCGGGTCGCCAAAACACTCAAGGCGGACGAACGGGCTGGTCGCAAAGGTCGAGCCGCCGTGCTCTTCGATCAAGCGCTCCACTTGGCCGCCCCACTGCGGGTCCGCCTCAACCGGGTGGACGACCAGGCAGGACTCGAGGTAGATCAGCTTCAAGGCCTCGCGTTCGGCGTTGACCGCCGCCTCGTTTTCCGCACGGATCCGCTGTCGCGCACAGTTAGGATTCGCCGCCGCCAACACTGCGCGGCCGTGCCCGCGCCCCTCCGCCTTCACCGGCACCAATCGAACCTTGGGGAACACGAAGCGACTCGATGATGATCTCCTCGCCGGCCTTCGCCCGCCGGATCAACGAGGACAAGTTCTCACGGGCCGGATACACCCCCCAAACTCGCCGCAGTCCCGTTATGCCTGATCCCGTCGTCAGCCACCACGGGGCACCCGAGGGGCTGGGGAGGAGGTTCGAAAACCTCACTAGCCCCAGCATAAAGCAAGCCCCCACCCGCCAATTCCTGCCTGCCAGGAACCGGTCGGGTGGGGGACTGCGCTGGGTCTATTTATGATCATCTACACGGACGCCCCCCTGCTTACCAGGGTTTGCGCACATCGTCGGAGTGTTTCCCATGTCCACAATCGGATCACTCATCTCGCGCACTTCCCCACAGAGCGCGCCAAAAGTCTCAACAGGTTCCAATACCGCTGTCGCCATCATATTCACCTCCCTTCAACAGAGTCGCCGCAATTGCAGTAGCAATTTCTGAGTTCAGCTGGTCATCGCGCGAGAACCACTGCCCCACGGGGTTGACCTCGAGAAATACGGTGTCACCGGCGCTGCTTTCGACAAGATCTATGGCGCCATAGACCAATCCTAGCGCCGACATAGTCGCCTTCAGCTTGGCAACAGTATCGGTGTCGAGTAGCACCCTTGCGGACTTTAGCGTACCTTGCACCGATCGGTGACGACAGTCGACTGCGTCTTCGAGGCCTTCACCCGTTAGGCGTATAGCGAAGTACCTGCCGCCTACCCATATCACTCGGCATTCCGCCAC
The nucleotide sequence above comes from Bifidobacteriaceae bacterium. Encoded proteins:
- a CDS encoding GntR family transcriptional regulator, with product MVRLNRRHHRARAVRDAIRLEVLDGAWGDSILPSEDDLAKDFAVGRNVVREALNALVLEGILERRQGIGTQPKSRIILHAADSLRALHEDDERARRGRPIRHRLIDWRIEEAPGGYAAALGLPVGAPIIVYERLTCSDTPLIFWSTRIRGDLGLEPPGERGQWVDIGFYEYIERSGARLGEGVVRTSAAPADQGVAEVLEIAPGDPVLVQSRRVALADGRPLEVSTGYYRPNQVALLNRFSRAEPSARAG
- a CDS encoding ABC transporter ATP-binding protein yields the protein MASSLTREAPARAELSADAVRPPAVNPPGSTLKVCGVAKSFAAPGKRGRSAEKAEKVPALLPVDLVARPGEFVSIVGPSGCGKSTLFSIIAGLETPTEGFVEIDGRDRTGQTGLVGYMLQKDMLMPWRTVLGNVIIGLEVRGFSRRQAMAAARPLLEHYGLGGYGKAKPAQLSGGMRGRAALLRTLLFNRQIMLLDEPFGALDAQTRLQMQLWLLDVHASFHKTTILVTHDVEEAVLCSDRIYVMSGRPGFVADEVTVDLPRPRKVDCLADPAFISAKERVRATLMATPEAAS
- a CDS encoding isochorismatase family protein — translated: MAIWDKFLSDQDKTTFPASGYGAYLGPGARPALLVIDVSYAFTGDKSEPLLDSIAKWHNSCGPTAWEAIPHIKRLLDGARARNLPIFYSTGYEPRPDGFGRGLWRNTRGAEAAPPAGFGAQEIVREIAPEPRDVVIKKRAPSVFHGTSLISDLNSARCDTLVVCGTTTSGCVRATVVDAFSYNLRVLLAEEGCFDRGEASHAMALFDMNAKYADVVPTDHVLTYFDGLPDNLYDGIVAPANASAGSVLAAV
- a CDS encoding DUF1778 domain-containing protein, which encodes MSESDRRPATREALNLRWRPEDRALIDRAAGAAGLTRTDFVLGAARDRAIETLLDQVYLELAPDAFLAFSEQLDRAPEPNARLEETLRAKAPWEGA
- a CDS encoding ABC transporter permease → MTAVEAPTQLLLELEAAGPKSAPRAKVRTYVPDNRPIRPWVVAFWRACVVVAIVGGWEVGARLGAVNTFYWSSPSRILAKAAQQFASGTLWGDIAFTLTSAASGFLLGTVAGTCLGLSFWWSRLYAKTAEPFIVMFEAIPKLALAPIVVLVLGIGMSSKIAMATAMVMAVQALGAAAGVRQVDRDLVRMLASLGARRGKIFRSVVVPSTLPWLISGLRVTIGLALAGAIVGEFIGSQRGLGRLIVYAGSVYDIALIWVGVFVLALLSVALYLIVGFAERRLASTILASN
- a CDS encoding ABC transporter substrate-binding protein, with translation MRRTMPFLGVALFAAAAVSLAGCAPDSPAGGGSANGSANASNTGGGDLTSLVVSEPAHNLGYLPLYIAIHEGIFAEKGLDVSVTTQNTGGGAHVNAVLAGQAWGFIGGPEHNGFVKAQDSSGDTEIKAIANVVNRGNVYLVARAGLDQGPIESIEDAANVLKGKSVVTGAYGGTPNSILRYILEVGGLSTEDVKLTESADAAAPIAIVQQNQADFALIADPIVAQGVAEGVWDEPIMSVPTILGDYAYSTINVPTATYSADPETAQAFVAGIAEALEIIHGDRAKAEGIAQKEFSNLDPALISAILDRALADDLWPATPEISFEATELALKVARGAGALQDESDPAEFEDVVDLQFVEAL
- a CDS encoding GNAT family N-acetyltransferase; protein product: MSLRPPEPIAAAHDTSGFRSGVDTLDAWLRRRALANERSGASRTFVVADGQTVVAYYSLAAACVAARDVSGRIRRNMPDPIPAVLLARLAVDSGWQGGGLARSLVRDAVLRALAASTAVGVRCLVVNALSPKAAEFWEHIGFTPAPREPLLLAIALKDAAAALDHN